CATTGTTTTGCATAAGAAAAGTGTTAATCTAGTCCGCTCTAATAATGTTGACTTGACCTTTCTGCAGATCATCCGTGGCTATGAAAGGGGCTTACGGTTCAAGTTATAGAAGGCGAGCTAGACCCGTCAAGGTTTATCTCTGTCAAACATCCTTCCTAGTATCATCTTCATTTCTTTGTGCACTTCGCTAAAGTATTTATATTTACAGGCTTCTTCGAAAAGCATTACTTCGGTTCTTTATCTAAAGGATGAGTTGTCCATTGCCACTGCTGGAGCAACAGACAGGTGTGCAAGTGACTTGGATATGATTAGTAACATTGGACAAGTACTGTAGTTTTCATCCTAATGTTCTGTAGTTGTTTAAAGCTATCCCTCACCAATTGCTTTTTGCAGTGTTGTAAAATTCTGGGACAGCAGAAATTTGAAAGCTCCTGTTAGCCAGGCTTGCTCTGATGATGGATTGTCTACCAAAAAGGTAAGTGTGAAGCTTACCATGATCAGCACACTACAAATATTTTCTGCGAGATACTGGATTCGAATAATTTACTTAGTAATGTATAAAGATAACAGTTTTTGTTACATGAATTCATAAATTAGCAATCTAGTTCTGTGATCAAGAACGTTAGGATAACAAAAATGCAGAGTTCAGGATAAGAGTTGTGGGATATTATTGAAGTCGGTATCAATATATAGAATTATTTATCTGTTCATTTAGTTTGACCAAGTCCTGTAAGTACTTAATAAGTTTCCGCTGTTTTTTTCAGGAAAGACGATTATATGGCATAACTAGCTTGTCACAAGATTTAAATGGAGTGTTTCTTTCTGCCTCATGCATGGATAACACGTACGTTTAATCTTTGAGCAGTATTTGTTATGCCATATATTACCAATCCACCACAACAGAAATTCTTAACTAGTAATGGTAAAGCTCATTCTAGATTTGTATGAATTGAATTGCAGAATATATCTCTATAATATCCTCCAGCATGAAAAGGGGCCTTTGAAATCTTTCTCTGGATGCCGAATTGGGTCATTTTTTGTTAAGGTAAATTCGCTTGTTTCATGCTGCCAAGTTATAAAATTTCACTCCCCTGCTCCCACTTATGTGTTGTTTTCAACTAATTGCAGTCAGCTATGAGCCCTGATGCAGCTCATATACTTGCTGGTTCTAGTGATGGCAATGCCTACATATGGCAGGTTGGTGTCTCTCAAAAACTATTTGCATCATTTCTTGTAATTCCTGACCCTGTTCTGACCATCTTATTAATTGTGTGGAAAAAAGGTCAACCAGCCCAAAGCAGAACCCATTATACTGAAAGGCCACGATGGAGAAGCTACAGCAGTAGACTGGTACATATCAACAGAACCTACATATCTCTTGTAACTAGTGTACATATATTTATCTTGTAACCAATTTACTCAAAGAACTCATAACTCATCAACTGCAGGAGTCCATCTGAGACCGGAAAAATAGCTACATCCTCTGATGATTTTACAGTGAGTTATACTTGTACCTTTCAATCGAATACATTCAACAAAAATCATAACTGCATCAGATGTATAAACATGTTTTATCAGATTTAGTTCATCAGAGATATCCTTGTGCTATTGATGTTaacatatgttttgttcttggTCTGTTCATGCTTCTTACCTACTTAATGTCCTTACTCTTGTTTATTTTGTGTTAGGTTCGATTTTGGGATATCCGAAGCAGTTGCTACTCAAAAACAAGATCCCCGTCTTCAGTGAGAAGGAGAGTCATGGCACTTCCAAGTATACAGTGCAAAAAGCTTTTCATGGATGAAGAACCAACAATTAGTAAATCGAAACCTGACACTTGCCCTAAAGATGAAGCTGTGAGCCCATTGAACACAAGTATTACCGTATCAGTGCCAGAAGTCAGCACACCAGAACCTGTGAAGAGAAGAAGATTCTTATCTCCGTCGAAAGTTAATGAAAGCTTTGAGCAAACCCCTGAAGCTTTTCATGGTAGCCCCTCTTCTGTTTTAAACCCCCCATCATCCTTAAAAAGAAAGACAATACGTGATTACTTCCTGGCGACATCATAGGCTATAGCACTTGACTGCTTCTCTTGAAACTGTAAATTACAGATTGTTCCTTTTATTGTCTCACCATCACTAGTTAGTGTCTTATCTGGATGATGTTAAATAAGTCCAGTTCTAGGTTATTTTCTTTGTCTGAGGTACAAATTTCGGAACTATACTAAGGTAAGATAGCCTTGTCGTGTAACATTAATCTTGCCGGTCTATAATATATAACATAAAAAAGTATTGGTGGATATTCCATCTGCTTAACTGCTTTGATTTGTAACTTCTTATACATGTTTACTCTGGATCACAGGTGATGTTCTAACAATGCAGCCTAAAATTCCATTTGATTGGAAGATTAAAATTTCATCATTATTTGTTTCAGCTAATGTTGGCAACTTCAGGTATTGTAGTATGAACCAATGGAAAAAAGTCGAGGCTTCATAAATAGTGTATTTGTAAAGTACAGTAAAATCTTGTCACTCAGCTGGCCAATGTTTACTCTATATTTACATCTTGTGAGTCTTGCAAAGACAGAATACAGAGGGTGCATTATTAACAACACAACCAGGAAGTGTGTCCAAATCCAAATTGGTATCAGCCCATCAAGAGTAGATCCAGCCCAAAACCACCAAAAAAGCCCACAACACAACATCCACATAATGCCAAGCACCGAGAAAGGTGGCAAACTCAAGAGACAGATGTACAACATGCAAGAACTCACAATGCCAACTGACATGTCACCCCCACGCGTCACATCCCCTATGCATCTCCCTCTTCCTTAAAACCCCCCACACATCTCCATCTCAACACCATCATCAGTTCATCACAACAACAACAAGAACAGATACACACACAATACACACACTAATCTTCAAATCAAGAATGGCAGACCGTCAAACCTACCCTCACCAAGTCCAAGTCCACCCACAACACACCAACCACTCCGCCGGAGTCAAATCTCTCCTCCCCAAAAACACCCCCTCTACCTCCCAAGTCCTCGCCGTCGTCACTCTCCTCCCTGTCGGCGGAACCCTACTTTTCCTAGCCGGAATAACCTTAATTGGAACCCTAATAGGCCTTGCTGTAGCCACCCCACTTTTCATCATCTTCAGCCCAGTTCTTGTTCCAGCTGCTCTCACTATTGGGCTTGCTGTCACTGGATTTCTCGGGTCCGGGGCTTTTGGGCTGACGGGGCTTTCATCACTGTCATGGGTTTTAAGTTACTTTAAACAAGCTAGCCAAGCGATGCCAGATCAGATAGAGCTGGCTAAGAAAAAGGCTCAAGATATGGCTGCGTATGCAGGACAGAAGACTAAAGAGGTGGGACACACTATTCAGACCAAGGCTGGTCAGGCTCAGGACACAACTACTACAACTGGAAGGGACACTCACACTACCGGTAGAGATACTACCAGGACTTAAAAACTCCGGTGGTTCAGTTGCGGTTGCGGTTTCGAGGGTGGTGGCTAGATCTGGCCGTGTGTTGGAATAATAAGTATCATTTGTTGTGTGTTAGAAGAGTTGATGTTTTGTGTTATGTTAGTTATGTGTTGATTTTATTTGTCTGTGTTTGTTTAGTTCCGGAGTCGGGACAACTCATGTTAAGTTTCATTGTTCCTTGGTCAATGTGATTCCTGAgttgtttttaaattttaatgcAATGCAAGTAATTTTGTTTGTGTTGTACATTTTCTTTTCCTCCCTAAGCATTTCTATTTTAATTATTTAGATAAATAACCACTTTTAAGTTTTTTGTATAAAAGTTTTATCTTTATAAATGCGTACAATACGCACACAAATATTAAATATACATAAGAAATGAATTATTTAAgtttaaaaaaatcaaaagtcTTCGCCCCAAAATCTTTACAAGCAATAGAAGTCGCATATATTGTTACAtaaattttcttaaataatttaataaatgaTAATTATTTTCGTAATGGTACGAAACTCCGCTTCTGGCATCCTAATAAAATTTCGTTGCATACATGTCCACGAATTGAATAATTTCTTCAATCGTGTAAAACCATGTTTTCACATACATTTTGGTAAAGGAAAAGAAGGGTGAGTTGCCTAATTTTACATTGATAATAAATGGAAAATAGGGGAAGGAAGCAAACCGCAGAAGTGTATTTGCCATGGAAATTTGGAATTATGTGCGTGCTCATGTCAGCTGAATTTCGATTTCAAGTATATCTTTTTAGTGTTGTGCATATCTTTTTTCGTGGAGTTTCAGTTTGCTATGAATTAATTACATCATACCGTATATATATACCAGCGGGTGCCCCAAAGAAGACGATGATAGCTAATGCTTTTCTATATTTACACTCAAACCATTCCAAATGTAAAAAAACAAATGCAATTACACTCAAACTTCGCCTCACATTATATTTGTGAATATGATACGAATCTATCGATACTTATATACTGAAGTTTCCAGAGACCAATCCTACAACCGTTAGATTTGAATATATCCCGTGATTCATTTAGATTTAGATGAATTGTTTTACAACACGCTCTACTGTTTGCACTATAGTATCCGTTTTTCACACTTTACAACAAGTATAGCAAGTGCAAAATGAGTTTAATCATGTGTGAAACTGTCCGCTGCAAAACACACAGCTGCATATATAATATGTATACCAAGTCCAAGTGCAACCTTTTTTTGCCAGGATTATCAAAAGTGCAGAGCCTAATGACTGCATAAGATCATACACGATTTATTTTGGACTGCAGTCTACAAACATCAATCGTAATTAAGAGTTTATAATGTATTTGATTCACGCATGTATACAAACAATCTGATTCAGAAATATGAATAAGCATTTTTAATGGACTCAATTGCACGAACATGGCTTCTACtattttaaatttgtattttagtAGCCGACTTTAAGAAAATATTATTTGAACGGCTAAATGAAAAGACTAACCATGTTTACTTGTTAAAAAAAAGATTCCATTTTTTAACTAGACAACTAACAATGTTTACTCGCATTTAGTTCATacactttttatatatttttccaTTCATTTGTTTATACGATTACAAACTCAGTTCTCTTTCAAGAGAAGGAAATGAACAAAACTCATTCTGATTGGATAAATATTATACTATTCGCATCTGACTAAAAAGTCTTTCCAATTTTCTCATTGGATGATATGGTATAGtgatatataataaaataatttaggtttcaattttttatatttttcttgaaGAATTTATTTTCTGGCTGCATTGTTCTTCTGTATAAGTAACCAGGAGCTGCATTGTTCTTCCTCTCTGAAACCAAGAGGGAAGGAAGGGTTGGTTTTTACAAGCGTAAAGAATAATCAGATAAAAAATACAAATTACATGATTATTAGATTAGCATGAAAAATATATTTTAGAAGAGGCTAACATAAATTGGTAAATCTAATTTGCCTGTAACATATATAAAACAGTTAGGCAGCGAAATCAACTTTGGTTCACTCATCTTCAGAGCTCATTGACAGCAGTACATGACCATACAACATACACAATACAACTAAGATCATTGTTACGACGAAGATAACTAGTCCACGACTAGTCAGCCGCGTCGACGCAAAGGTACTCAGACACCCGAAAGTCTCAAAACCCCACTTGTCGTCGACTAGTTGACATGAAGGACGAAGACGACTAGTCGATGATTAATCAGCGACTAGTCGACGCGAAGGTACTAGAGCGCCGAAAGTTTCGAAACCGAAACCCAACTTATTGTCGACTAGTTGACGTTAAGGTCGTCCAAGAGTCCTGTAGCCCGACTTGGGACCTTCAAAACCATAATTGTTGTGTACCATGCTTATTTTAACTTATTGTTCTATTACTTTTAATTGAAATGATAAGACTAACGTATTCggttatattatatattaaatctGGTAATTGTATGTACAATGAATACTTAGTCGACTTTTTATCGGCTTTTCATGACTAATCGGGACTTGTCGACTAGTCTGCACAAAGATATTCGGGCGTCAGGCATCGACTTGACGCCATGATAACCTTGGCTAAGATAATAAGATTTTTAACTTAAAAAAAATGTACCCCtccttgatccattacatctcgAAAGCAAGAAAATAACATTAAACTTGGTCTAGgtgcaataattatttatttacagCCAAACAAAAATAGCGAAAAAGGAGTTCCAAAAGAAAAATAACAATGAGATGCCAAGGCAAGAATAACACAACTCAACAACTATACGAAATCACAATT
This sequence is a window from Apium graveolens cultivar Ventura chromosome 9, ASM990537v1, whole genome shotgun sequence. Protein-coding genes within it:
- the LOC141686990 gene encoding uncharacterized protein LOC141686990; amino-acid sequence: METSKPKSFFQDIKSRELNGFRVRKRPFILNDEFQYNQIGAVSVQHLGEPSPPMALSFCKTSKNAHIIAVTDENGYVSLYNSRFSTTSSSTFGQNAEKAKLWEWAAHDNAIFDICWIKDDKNILTASGDQSIKLWDAEEKKCLGVLLGHTGSIKSICSHPTNHDIILSGSRDGSFALWDLRCSDSKQGAIRKISSVAMKGAYGSSYRRRARPVKASSKSITSVLYLKDELSIATAGATDSVVKFWDSRNLKAPVSQACSDDGLSTKKERRLYGITSLSQDLNGVFLSASCMDNTIYLYNILQHEKGPLKSFSGCRIGSFFVKSAMSPDAAHILAGSSDGNAYIWQVNQPKAEPIILKGHDGEATAVDWSPSETGKIATSSDDFTVRFWDIRSSCYSKTRSPSSVRRRVMALPSIQCKKLFMDEEPTISKSKPDTCPKDEAVSPLNTSITVSVPEVSTPEPVKRRRFLSPSKVNESFEQTPEAFHGSPSSVLNPPSSLKRKTIRDYFLATS
- the LOC141686991 gene encoding oleosin Cor a 12-like translates to MADRQTYPHQVQVHPQHTNHSAGVKSLLPKNTPSTSQVLAVVTLLPVGGTLLFLAGITLIGTLIGLAVATPLFIIFSPVLVPAALTIGLAVTGFLGSGAFGLTGLSSLSWVLSYFKQASQAMPDQIELAKKKAQDMAAYAGQKTKEVGHTIQTKAGQAQDTTTTTGRDTHTTGRDTTRT